A stretch of DNA from Gimesia chilikensis:
GCCTCTGATTGTTGTAACGATCGTACCGATTCTTTCAGCGAGTAATCTGCCGGGTATTCGGTTCAGATCAGCCTCTGCGGATGCATCGGACGATTTCCCTCTGAATTCAATTCAAAAGGACTCGACAATCAGTTGTGCACTCATCAAACTGAAAGCCGCTCAACCATACCGCTCGGGCGGTGGTTCTGTTATGATAGGGCTGATTGACGGATCTTCTCGCCTGCCCGTACCTGATTTTGATTCATTCCGCACACCCGTAAAGCGTTGAAATGTCATCAGTGACTCCTTTTCCCTGCCAGAATCCTGAATCCCGATTTACATCCAGTTCCGCGGTGCCGGAACCGGTGTGGGAAAAACAGGATCTGCGTGTGCCCCGCTCCGACGATGTGGTCTTTTCGCGGCCCGACCTTTCGGAGATCATCGCGGATGCTGAAGCGAACCGCAGCATGTTTGAAGCCTGCTCCCGGGAACGGAGCGGCAAAATTATTTCCAGTCTGCGGAGCTGGGCCCGGAAAGCGGTTCTGGAAGAAGCGGCCCGCTACACCAGCGAGTTGACGGGGACCACCGTCGAATTACCCGCCGATCTCGACGAACGTCTGCTGTTCATGACGGGGCATCAACCGGCGCTGTTTCACCCGGGCGTCTGGGTAAAGAACCTGCTGGTCGGAAACGTGGCCCGGCAGACCGGGGGCCTCAGCCTGAACCTGATCGTGGACAATGACCTGGTGAGTACGACTTCGATTCGAGTACCCCAGGGGACACAGGCTGATCCGGAGCTGGTCGAAATCCCTTTTGATGAAACCATTGAGAAAAAGCCCTGGGAAGAGACGACCGTCCAGAACCGGGAGCTGTTCTGCTCTTTTGAGAAACGCGTTAGCGAGGCACTCCAGCAGTGGCCCGACCTGGGAGCCCCCCTGCTGCAAGAGATCTGGCCGGCTGCCGTCGCGCAATTGGAAACTTCAGATCGCCTGGTTGACTGTCTGACTGCTGCCCGGCATGCAATGGAATCCCGGTGGGGCGTTGAGAACCTGGAACTGCCCATCAGTCGTCTCTCGGAAACCGGACCGTTCCTCTGGTTTGCCTGTTACCTGATTCAGAATGCGAGTGCGTTCCGCAAGATACACAATGAAGTCCTGGGAGAGTACCGCAAGGTCAACCGGGTCCGCAGTAAAACACATCCGGTGCCCGAACTCTCTGAGTCTGAGGGCTGGGTAGAAACCCCGTTCTGGGTCTGGCAGGCCGGCGCCACTCGACGGCATCAGTTGCTCGTTAAACGGGAAGATCAGGAAGTATTGCTGTCGGACGGTACGCGTGAAATCGCCCGCTTACCGCTCAGGGAACAGTGCGACCTGTCAGCGGCGATCGAAGTGTTGAAACAACTTCCCGCACAAGGCATCCGCCTGCGAACGCGGGCGCTGACCACGACGCTGTTTGCCCGGTTGTTTCTGGGCGATCTGTTCGTGCATGGTATCGGCGGCGCCAAGTATGATGAAATGACCGATCGGATTTTTACCCGGTTCTTCCATCTGGTGCCTCCACGCTATCTCACACTCTCTGCGACCCGTTACCTCCCCTTCTGCGAGGCCTTTAATGTGCAGGAGTGCGATGAAACCTGTCTGAGACGGATCCTGCGGGATCTGGATTTCAACTCGGATCGGCACCTGAATCCGGAGCAGCAGAAGACAGCAGCTCCCCTGCTGGAACGCAAACGGGCGTTGATTCAGGAGCAGGAGGCTGCTCCCGATGAAGAGTTAAGCCCGGCTGCCCGCCGACGTGAGAACCGACAGCGGTTCCGCGAAATTCGCGAAGTCGACGCTGCTCTGGCTGAACTGACGACACAACTGCGAAGTCAGGTCGAAGAAGATCTGGCGACCATTCAGAAACAGCGGCAGGCCAATCAGGTCATTCAGAGCCGCGAGCTTTCGTTTGTGCTCTACCCCGAAGCGACCCTGAAGTCTCTGTTCGAGAAGCTGGTTGTTGAATAACCATTGCTCGAACCTCTCTCAGTTCCAGGTTACTCCCCTGCTTTCTGGATCCGTTCAAACAGGAACTGATGGCGAGAGTTGAATAACCGTCGGTATCCCAGCACGACGGAGATGACCGTCCCCAGTGCGGTGCCGGATGCAATCAGGAACATGATCACAATCTGGTACTTCACCGATTCCAGCGGACTGGCACCAGCGAGAATCTGCCCCGTCATCATCCCGGGCAGCGAGACCAGGCCGACGACCATCATGGAATTGATAATCGGCGTCATACCGGAGCGGACCGCATTCTGCAGAGCCTGTCGAGCCGCTTCATTGCGGGTGGCACCCAGCGTCAGTTTGAGTTCCACCTCGGCCCGGCGGAGAACGAGTTCTTCACTGAGTCGATCCAGGCCCAGTGAAATTCCATTGAGGGTATTCCCGAGGATCATTCCCAGTAAGGGAATCAGATATTGCGCGGGACTGTCGGACCAGCTGTGCGGCGGAATGACGACCGTCAATGCGAAGCCGGTCACCAGCCAGGAACTTGCAAAGACCGCAACGATACTGTTGAGCCAGATGCCCGGGTAACGCCGCTGGGAACGTTGTACCGCGGTGATCCCCGCGATGAGGGTCATCGTAAACATGAGCGCGGCGATGACCGACCACCAGGAGAGCTGAAAGATCCAGTCCAGGATCAATCCGATCAACAGCAGTTGCACGATAGAGCGGAGTGTGGCTATCAGTAACCGCTTCTCCATGTCGAGCTTGAGCCAGACGGAGATGATACCGTTCACCAGAACCAGCGACGTGGCGAGAACCAGATTGAGGGTTGTTAAGTCGTACATGAAACTTGCTCGGGACAGACCGGGGGATGCGGGTTCAGCAGAAACGCAATTCAGTTTACGAACAGGGATTGTAGCAGAGGCTGCTTCATTTTTTCATCTCGAGGGCTTAATCGGATCTTCAATTTGCAGTGTTTTCCCGTCTTTTCTGAATTCGCAAGACCTTAACTTTCCATTCATCAGCAGCGAATAATTTTCTGGTAGTATCCCCCGCCATAATGAAATCAGAAAAACAAAAAGAGGTGCACACAGCCGGAGTTGTGCCAGGCATGCAGGGCATGCGTTATCGCGGAGCAATGTCATTAAGGAGGATGATATGATCGTGTCCGAGGAACGGGAATCCACAACGGCTGGTCGCGAGATACGCACGATCTTTGTCAGTGATGTCCACCTGGGCTGCATGCACTCACGGGCGGAAGAATTTCTCGCTTTTCTGAAAGCCCACAAGCCTGAGTCCCTGTATCTGGTGGGGGACCTGATCGATGGCTGGAAGCTTCGCAAAAAATGGCGCTGGCCTGAAAGCTATAACGCGATCCTCGATCGTGTCGAAGAGCTGAGTTCCTCGGGGACCGAAGTTTTTTATACTCCCGGAAACCACGATAATTTTCTCCGCGACTTCGGCAAGCGGTTTGGCTTTGTAACCCTCTCCGATGAGTTCGTGCATATCACGGCGGACGGGCGGCGTTTCCTGATTATCCACGGAGACCAGTTCGATAAATTCGAGACTGGTGCCCAGTGGCTCTCGGTGCTCGGATCGTTCGCGTATGACATTCTACTGACCGCGAATACCCTGTTTAACCGGGTCTTTCGACGCAAGGGACAGGCGAAGTTCGCACTCTCTTCCGCCATCAAGTCGCGGGTTAAACAGCTGATGCGGTTCATCAGTGATTTTGAACAGAAGCTGGCCAGCCATGCCCGCAAGCGGTTATGCGAGGGTATTATCTGTGGTCACATTCATGCTCCCAATATTCTCGATATTGACGGGATTAACTACTGCAATACCGGGGACTGGGTCGAGCACTGCACTGCCTTGATTGAATACAGCGACGGCGCGTTGGAGATTGTGTACTTCGATCAGAATGTCGCACCCGTGAAGAAACCAACTGTGAAAACCAGGACCGCGGACCAGGGGGTGAGACCCCAGATCGAGGTCGAAATGTCAGGACTGCTGAGTCGGTTCTGGAAACGTTGTCATCCCCTCAGGTTGATCAGACGCTGATCAGCCTTTTTTTATTGTCCAGTCGGAGCAGATTCCATGATTGCAGAACGGATCAGTCGTAAGAGTTTTCAATGGGTTCATCAGGGAAACCTCGTTTATAACACCTGCTGGGAGGACCCGCGCCTGGACCGCGAAGCGTTAAAACTCGGACCGGACGATGAAGTCATGGTGATTACATCCGCGGGGTGTAATGCCCTGGATTATCTGCTCGACGAACCGCGACGGGTGCATGCGGTGGATATGAATCCCAAGCAGAATGCGTTGCTCGAACTGAAGCTGGCTGCGATTCGCAACCTGGATTTCGAAGACTTTTTCGATCTGTTCGGTCGCGGGAATTCTGCCAACTGGGAGCACCTGTATGGTCAGAAGCTGCGGTGCGAGCTGTCCGTGCTCACGCGAAAATACTGGGACCGGCATGGGGATTTCTTCTCCAGCGAAGGCAAACGCCCCAGCTTTTATTTTCGCGGCTCTTCCGGTCTGTTTGCCTGGATGGTCAACGGTTATATCGACCGGGTGGCCAAGATCCGGGAAGATATCAATTCCCTGCTCTCCGCACAGGACATCGATGAGCAGACCTCGATTTATCAGTCGCGCAATCTGAATGAACAGCTTTGGACGCGGATGATCAAATGGTGGATGCGTCGCGATCTGACGCTATCGATGCTGGGTGTGCCCCGGGCGCAACGGACTCAGATTGATCAGGGTTATCCGGGCGGGATTGTGCAGTTCGTGATCGATCGGATCGAGACGGTCTTCACCAGTCGCTCGCTGCGGGACAACTATTTCTGGCGCGTCTATCTGACGGGTAGTTATGATCCCGAATGTTGTCCGGAGTATCTCAAACGCGAAAACTTTGAACGGCTCAAAGGAGGACTGGTCGACCGGATCAGTGTGAATACGAATACCGTGGAAGGGTTCCTGAACCAGCACCAGGGTACGATTTCCCGTTATGTGCTGCTGGACCATATGGACTGGATGGCTGGAGCACAGCCTCAGTTGCTGCAGAGTGAGTGGCAGGCGATTGTGAACCGGGCGGCTGAAGAGACGCGCATAATCTGGCGGAGTGCAGGTATGCAGGTCGATTTCATCGATCCGCTGCAGGTGCAGCACCAGGGAGAGACAACCCGGGTGGGAGAAATGCTCCGTTACCAGAGTCAACTCGCAGACGAACTGCACGAGCGGGACCGCGTGAATACTTACGGTAGTTTTTATATCGCCGATCTGCAGGTCTGATCTGATGCCGAAGAAGAAGCGGCTTTTACTCGCGCGGAAAGGAATCGCCCGATGAGTTATCTGAGTGGACGCTGGAATGATGTCCGGACGCTGTGGCATTTGCTGGCTTCACGGATCGAAGGGCAGACGCACGCGGAGCGGCTGGACTCTTTCTATTCCGGACAGGCAGCGGGCTATGATCAGTTTCGACGAAAACTCCTGCATGGTCGTTGTGAATTATTCGAAAGTCTGCCGGTTCCCGAGAATGGCGTCTGGGTCGATCTGGGAGCCGGGACGGGAGAAAATGCTGAACTATGGGGCCCGCGCCTGCATGAGTTTCGTCAGGTCTACCTGGTCGATCTCTGTCAGCCTCTCCTGGATGTCTGTCAGCAGCGGATTACGGACCGGGGCTGGGAGCGGGTGTCTGCGGTTTGCGCGGACGCCACGCAGTTCTCGCTTGCGGAAACGGAGGTGGACCTCGTGACGTTTTCCTATTCCCTGACGATGATTCCCGACTGGTTTCAGGCTGTGAATCGGGCCTGGGAGTTATTGCGGCCGGGTGGGAGGCTGGCGATCGTCGATTTTTATGTCTCCCGTAAATACCCCGCTGATACCCTGCGACGGCACAACTGGTTTCAACGTCATTTCTGGCCGACCTGGTTTGCCGGGGACAATGTGTTTCTGAATCCGGACCACCTGCCATACCTGCTCGACCGGTTTGAACTGGTTTCACTGAAAGAGTGTCAGGGAAGTCTGCCGTTTGTGCCTCTGCTGAAAGTGCCTTATTACAGTCTGATTGCCCGTAAACCCGCCTGACCATTAAACGGAATCTATTGTGACTGTCGTCGGCTGCCCTCTGCGCTCGGTTCCGATTCTGTTATGATACGCGCTGTGTCACGAATGAGAATCAGAGCCACGTACAGGATGCCGACCAGATGTTGATTGAATCACTGCAGAATCCATCGCTCTTCGCACATGAGGTAGACGACTTCCAGGTCCTGGAGACACATATCTCCTGGGTACTGTTGACGGGGCCTTATGCATATAAACTCAAAAAGCCGGTCGATCTGGGCTTTGTGAATTTCACCACACTCGCTTTGCGGGAGCAGTACTGCCACGAGGAAATTCGGCTGAATCGACGTCTCGCGCCCGATTTGTATCTCAAGGTGATTCCCATTACCGGGACTGAAGCGGCACCGGAACTGGATGGCGCGGGGGAAGTCATCGATTACGCTGTGCAGATGCTGCAGTTTTCTCAGGATGATCTGCTGAGTAAAGCGATCGGGGACGGTCGGTTAACCGCCGGGCACATCGATCGCCTGGCTGAAGAAGTCGCGGAGTTTCACGGCCGGGCTGCGGTCGCGGATAGTGACTTGCCTTATGGAACGCCGGATAAGGTTATGGCGCCCGTCAAGGAAAACTTTCGGCACGTGGACGAGTTATTCGGCGATGATGACGAGGTCCGCGAAATGGTGGAGCAGATTCGCACCGAGAATGACCGCTGGCATGAATCCGCAAAAGGCTTGCTGGCGGAGCGGAAATCGCAGGGCTTTATACGGGAATGTCATGGGGATATGCACCTGGGGAATATGATTCTCAATGACGACGGGGTGACGATTTTCGACTGCCTCGAGTTCAACGCCGACCTGCGGTGGACCGACGTGATGAGCGAGGTGGCGTTCGTGGTGATGGACCTGGAAGACCGGGGACGTCCTGACTATGCGATGCGGTTTCTGAATCGCTACTTCGAACTGACGGGAGACTATGCTGGTGTGCCCCTGCTGCGGTTTTATCTCTCGTATCGGGCGATGGTTCGCGCCAAGGTGGCGGCGCTACGACTGAGTCAGCATGAATTTTCCCCAGCTGAAACCCGGGAGATCCGTGAGGAGTTCTGGTCTTATCTGAAACTGGCTCGCAAGTATGTGACGCGGGATGAACCTTTATTAATTCTGACACACGGCGTTTCGGGAAGTGGAAAATCGTATGGGACCGGGCTGCTCTTAGAAGGGATGCCGGCGATTCGCGTGCGTTCGGATGTGGAGCGGAAGCGATTACAGGCGGAGCAGGAGATTCCCGACGAGCGTCTCTATA
This window harbors:
- a CDS encoding ABC transporter permease, which produces MYDLTTLNLVLATSLVLVNGIISVWLKLDMEKRLLIATLRSIVQLLLIGLILDWIFQLSWWSVIAALMFTMTLIAGITAVQRSQRRYPGIWLNSIVAVFASSWLVTGFALTVVIPPHSWSDSPAQYLIPLLGMILGNTLNGISLGLDRLSEELVLRRAEVELKLTLGATRNEAARQALQNAVRSGMTPIINSMMVVGLVSLPGMMTGQILAGASPLESVKYQIVIMFLIASGTALGTVISVVLGYRRLFNSRHQFLFERIQKAGE
- a CDS encoding UDP-2,3-diacylglucosamine diphosphatase — translated: MIVSEERESTTAGREIRTIFVSDVHLGCMHSRAEEFLAFLKAHKPESLYLVGDLIDGWKLRKKWRWPESYNAILDRVEELSSSGTEVFYTPGNHDNFLRDFGKRFGFVTLSDEFVHITADGRRFLIIHGDQFDKFETGAQWLSVLGSFAYDILLTANTLFNRVFRRKGQAKFALSSAIKSRVKQLMRFISDFEQKLASHARKRLCEGIICGHIHAPNILDIDGINYCNTGDWVEHCTALIEYSDGALEIVYFDQNVAPVKKPTVKTRTADQGVRPQIEVEMSGLLSRFWKRCHPLRLIRR
- a CDS encoding DUF3419 family protein yields the protein MIAERISRKSFQWVHQGNLVYNTCWEDPRLDREALKLGPDDEVMVITSAGCNALDYLLDEPRRVHAVDMNPKQNALLELKLAAIRNLDFEDFFDLFGRGNSANWEHLYGQKLRCELSVLTRKYWDRHGDFFSSEGKRPSFYFRGSSGLFAWMVNGYIDRVAKIREDINSLLSAQDIDEQTSIYQSRNLNEQLWTRMIKWWMRRDLTLSMLGVPRAQRTQIDQGYPGGIVQFVIDRIETVFTSRSLRDNYFWRVYLTGSYDPECCPEYLKRENFERLKGGLVDRISVNTNTVEGFLNQHQGTISRYVLLDHMDWMAGAQPQLLQSEWQAIVNRAAEETRIIWRSAGMQVDFIDPLQVQHQGETTRVGEMLRYQSQLADELHERDRVNTYGSFYIADLQV
- a CDS encoding class I SAM-dependent methyltransferase, which produces MSYLSGRWNDVRTLWHLLASRIEGQTHAERLDSFYSGQAAGYDQFRRKLLHGRCELFESLPVPENGVWVDLGAGTGENAELWGPRLHEFRQVYLVDLCQPLLDVCQQRITDRGWERVSAVCADATQFSLAETEVDLVTFSYSLTMIPDWFQAVNRAWELLRPGGRLAIVDFYVSRKYPADTLRRHNWFQRHFWPTWFAGDNVFLNPDHLPYLLDRFELVSLKECQGSLPFVPLLKVPYYSLIARKPA
- a CDS encoding AAA family ATPase, with the translated sequence MLIESLQNPSLFAHEVDDFQVLETHISWVLLTGPYAYKLKKPVDLGFVNFTTLALREQYCHEEIRLNRRLAPDLYLKVIPITGTEAAPELDGAGEVIDYAVQMLQFSQDDLLSKAIGDGRLTAGHIDRLAEEVAEFHGRAAVADSDLPYGTPDKVMAPVKENFRHVDELFGDDDEVREMVEQIRTENDRWHESAKGLLAERKSQGFIRECHGDMHLGNMILNDDGVTIFDCLEFNADLRWTDVMSEVAFVVMDLEDRGRPDYAMRFLNRYFELTGDYAGVPLLRFYLSYRAMVRAKVAALRLSQHEFSPAETREIREEFWSYLKLARKYVTRDEPLLILTHGVSGSGKSYGTGLLLEGMPAIRVRSDVERKRLQAEQEIPDERLYTSEVTELTYQRQVELAETILDAGWSAIVDATTLQVWQRSLFRELASARGVRFVLLCFEAEQDVLEQRIEDRQAYEEDPSDATRDVLQLQLDVREPLTTEEQAVSVVLPTKQEWTTEMLVQLVTG